CAAACTTGGCAATTGCATAATCCGGGTTAAAGCATTGGTACTCGAGAATTTCAACTGTAACTGAACCCCATGCCCCTTCAATAAAATTCAATTAGATATCGCAACACGCCTCTCTGTTCCGCCGGCCCACAAAGAAACCTGAATTTGAGAGTAAACGTTATACATAGGTATCCATCTGATTTTATTATAAATAAATAGCAAAATAATTATATTTGGGGCAATTATGAAATATGCTATCATCCCGTCGAGGTGGATTGAAGGGCCTATTTTGGACCTATCCACCGGTAAGAGATGAAAATATGTATAGAGCCCAACTCAGTTGGAGACCCGTGGCCGTCCTGTTGGGCCTCTCGCTCGTTTGGGGCGCCAACATGGCCATTGTAAAAATCGGAACCCTGGAAATCTCCCCCCTGTTCATGGCGGGAATTCGCTCCCTTGTGGCTGCTTTCTGCCTCTATGCCTGGATGAAGTTCAAGAAAATATCCCTTTACCCTTCGAAGGCCGTTCTCATCCATGGAGTCGTGATCGGGGCCATGTTCGGCACGGAGTTCGGACTGGTATATGTGGGGCTCCAGCACACAACGGCATCCAGGACCTATGTCCTTCTTTACTCAGCCCCCTTTTTCGTGGCCCTCGGAGCTCATTTTTTCCTGAAAGGTGATCTGCTCAATTCCTGGAAGGTTTCGGGCCTTATCTTGGCCTTTTGCGGAGTCGTCCTGCTTTTCATCGGTGACATGGGAAATTTCGGTCCCGGCGCACTTTCAGGCGATATCATGGCGCTCCTGGCGGGGGCCCTGTGGGGGGGCACCACTGTTTATATCAAGAGATTCATGGCCGATCGAACGATTCCCTTGCAGACCCTATTTTACCAGGTGTCCTTTTCTGCTCCCCTGTTGCTCGGCATGGGTGTGCTGTTGGAGAATCCCCTGATTTCAGGTTTCTCCCGGATGACTGCCTTCTCGGTGTTCTACCAGTGTATCATTATCGCCTTCCTGAGTTACCTGGTTTGGTTCGAATTGATCCACCATCATCCAGTAAGCCTTCTCCATGGTTTTTCTTTTTTTACACCGGTCTTCGGCGTCTTCCTGAGCGGCGCTTTGATGTTGGGGGAAATCATGAACCCGAAGCTTTTAGCAGCCCTTGGGCTTGTGAGCGTGGGAATGGTCCTGGTGAACCGCAAACCAGCCCCCCGGGTTATCCCGTCAAATCGAGACCTTTGAACCTGAATCTTGCATAAACAATTTTGAACCCAGATTATCCATGCCAAATTTTGAAAGATGTTATTTCTTTACTCCTGGAAGGTTGGCTCGGGCAGGGGCCGATGGCCCCTTTTGGAGACTGGTATGGAATTGAAGTGCTTGCCGGATTAGACTGAAGGGACATGTAGATCTTTTCTTCGTTCCCGGTCTCCCGGCCTGGTTATTTCAAGAGGTTAGTTGGATCGTTTTTTTTGTGTAGGGTTCAAGGATCCAAGGGTTCAAGTGGCCGAGTGATTGTTGAAGAACCGAATAAGCTGGCCTCAATGCATTTCACTTGACCCCTTGGCCCCTGGGCCCCTAAAGCTATCGGCTTCAGCCGATAGTAGGTTATTGGTTGGGAAACTCATCCGTGCCAGATATGCTTTCGTGGATGGGCACAAACTAGATGGAAGCGGCGTTGTGCATAAGGGCCGATACCTTTCCTTCAATCCGCTGGAGAATATCGAGGTCGATATCCAGGAACTTGAGGGACACGGCGTTTTCAAGATCAACGCCGTCCGTAACGTCCAGGGAATAACCCATGTGCCTGGAAAGAAGATTCGCCAGGTGGACCACCATGAGTTCCTTTGAAATGCTGTTCGTCTTGTCGGGATTGTGATGGTATTGGGCGATATCGGAATACTGTTGTGGAAAGTTCCATTTTTTTAACAAAGAACTTCCGAAACTGCCGTGATAGGCATCCAATGTATGGATGAGCTCCTTCCGGTCAATCCCTCCACCAAAAGCCCCATTGGTCTCCAGTTCAATCGCCACCTGCATCAGGAGGAGCTTCCCGATATCATGCATAAGGCCCATGGTGAAGACCTCGTCGGGGGTCTCCATTTGAAGATGGCGTGATATGATCTCGGAGGCATAGGCGCAAGACAAGGAATGCTTCCATAGTCTTTTAAGGGGTTCCTTGTACTTCTCGTTGTTGGTTGTATAAAGACTTCGGTTCGAGATGATTTCCACGTAGTTCTTGGTGGTCTTGAGTCCCAGGCGGCTTACGGCCTGCTCCAATGTTTTGTTCTTGTGAAGGCCGCAGTAGTATGGCGAATTGGATATGCTTAGGAGCTTGGAGGAAATTCCTACATCTTGCTTGAGTAGGCGGGTTATCCGGCCGATGGGGGCCCCTTCTTCTATCAATATTCTGAACTGAGAATTGATTTTTGGATAGGACGGGAGATTGATTTCACCCCTTCTGAATCGGGAGGTAATGGCCTCGATGAGACCCGCCCGGTCTTCCGTTGTAGCAGGGATTCCTTCCCAGGTCGTCGTCGATTCAAGCCGTTTTTCCAACTCGGCGATGCGCTGTTTTAAGGCGTTGATGGTCCGGAGCATTTCCTCCCGTTCGTTGTATTTCTCGATTGCCTCCTTGATGGAATAATAAAGTAGATCAAGATAGCCCTCGGTCTTCACGAGGTAATTGTAGGCACCGAGCCGCACGGCCTCGATGGCGCAGCGGGGGTCATCAGGTGCCGTGACCATTAGGACAGGGATATATGAATTTTCGAGGAGTCGTGGGAGCGCATCGATTCCAGAGCGGTCTGTGAAATTTTGGTCCAGGACTGCGAGGTCCGCTTTAGACCGAAGGTCTGCCAGGTCTGAAGCCTTGGTGACCATAAGGACCTTATACATGTCCCCCAGGGCCTTTTTGATTTGTTTGCACTCCTCCAAGTCACGATTGGCAACAAGTACGGTGTTCATCGCGGCAATCTCCATTGAGGGGCCCTCCCGTCGGATTGAACGGGATTCGGGGCCATGAATTTCGAAATTCAGGGATTTCGAGGCCCGAAAAATGGGACCATCTTTATATCGGTTCCACGAAAGGCCTTGTCAAGGAGATTTCCAGAGGAAGGGTCCTCAAGGATAGGGAAATTTCCTGGAAACGGTCAGATGACCTCCACCGCCCAGGGATGAGGGGGAGGGCTCCTCAGAATTTGCGGGTCCTTATGATGTTGAAGGCAAGCCAGAGCCCGAGTACACCCGAGACGATATAGCCTATGATTCCAAGGGCCGGAACACCGCTCAACATTGGCCCAAACCCGGTGGTAACGATCATGGAGGAGCCGATGATCAGGGCGGCGATGATGATGCCCAGGGTCAAGCGGTTCGAACTCCTTTCGAGGGATTTTTGTAAATTTTCGAGGTTTTCGTGCTGGAAATGGATGTTGAGTTCGCCCCGTTCCACGACGTCGATGATGTGGTCGATCCTGGCCGGAAGATTCTTCTGAAAAAATAGGAACTTGTATAAGATCAACCTCAGCCTTTCGAGCACTGCTTCCGGGTGCCACCTCTCCCTGGCCACCCTTTTGATATAGGGCTCGAATTCCCGGATCACGTTCAATTCGGGGCAAAGCTGGCGGGCCGTCCCCTCAGCCGTCACCAGGACCTTTATCATCAGGGCGAGATCGGCGGGAATCTGGAGGCGGTTTT
This DNA window, taken from Deltaproteobacteria bacterium, encodes the following:
- a CDS encoding DMT family transporter: MYRAQLSWRPVAVLLGLSLVWGANMAIVKIGTLEISPLFMAGIRSLVAAFCLYAWMKFKKISLYPSKAVLIHGVVIGAMFGTEFGLVYVGLQHTTASRTYVLLYSAPFFVALGAHFFLKGDLLNSWKVSGLILAFCGVVLLFIGDMGNFGPGALSGDIMALLAGALWGGTTVYIKRFMADRTIPLQTLFYQVSFSAPLLLGMGVLLENPLISGFSRMTAFSVFYQCIIIAFLSYLVWFELIHHHPVSLLHGFSFFTPVFGVFLSGALMLGEIMNPKLLAALGLVSVGMVLVNRKPAPRVIPSNRDL
- a CDS encoding HDOD domain-containing protein; this translates as MEIAAMNTVLVANRDLEECKQIKKALGDMYKVLMVTKASDLADLRSKADLAVLDQNFTDRSGIDALPRLLENSYIPVLMVTAPDDPRCAIEAVRLGAYNYLVKTEGYLDLLYYSIKEAIEKYNEREEMLRTINALKQRIAELEKRLESTTTWEGIPATTEDRAGLIEAITSRFRRGEINLPSYPKINSQFRILIEEGAPIGRITRLLKQDVGISSKLLSISNSPYYCGLHKNKTLEQAVSRLGLKTTKNYVEIISNRSLYTTNNEKYKEPLKRLWKHSLSCAYASEIISRHLQMETPDEVFTMGLMHDIGKLLLMQVAIELETNGAFGGGIDRKELIHTLDAYHGSFGSSLLKKWNFPQQYSDIAQYHHNPDKTNSISKELMVVHLANLLSRHMGYSLDVTDGVDLENAVSLKFLDIDLDILQRIEGKVSALMHNAASI